In one Trichlorobacter lovleyi SZ genomic region, the following are encoded:
- a CDS encoding complex I NDUFA9 subunit family protein: MKIFIAGGTGFVGGHLTAELLKRGHELVLLSHARSGSTAAGVTFVKGDVVDPAVYGAAMKGCDAAINLVGIIREFPAKGVTFERLHVEATAGMVQATQHAGVLRYLQMSALGTRLDAVSGYHRTKWRGEEIVRGSGLAWTIFRPSLIFGPRDAFVNMLADNLRLAPVMPTMGDGTYRLQPIHGSDVARCYADALEKPETAGQTFELCGEDRLTYRELLDAIAEAMGKGHPWKPSLPLSLMKPVIKALQGFKAFPITMDQLQMLLEENICDGCWRKAFEFEPIRFRDGIREYLQR, translated from the coding sequence ATGAAGATCTTTATCGCCGGCGGCACCGGATTTGTGGGCGGGCACCTGACCGCAGAGCTGCTGAAGCGTGGTCACGAACTGGTGCTTCTGAGCCATGCCCGTAGCGGTTCAACAGCGGCAGGAGTCACCTTTGTCAAAGGCGATGTCGTTGACCCGGCCGTTTATGGTGCTGCCATGAAAGGCTGCGACGCGGCGATCAATCTGGTGGGGATCATTCGCGAATTTCCCGCCAAAGGGGTCACCTTTGAACGGCTGCATGTGGAGGCCACCGCCGGCATGGTTCAGGCGACACAACATGCGGGTGTGCTGCGCTACCTGCAGATGTCCGCCCTTGGCACCAGGCTTGATGCGGTTTCCGGCTACCATCGCACCAAATGGCGGGGAGAGGAGATCGTACGGGGCAGCGGGCTGGCCTGGACCATCTTCCGGCCTTCACTGATCTTTGGCCCCAGGGATGCCTTTGTCAACATGCTGGCAGACAACCTGCGGCTGGCACCGGTCATGCCCACCATGGGGGACGGCACGTACCGGCTGCAGCCGATCCACGGCAGCGATGTAGCCCGCTGTTATGCCGACGCGTTGGAAAAGCCGGAGACCGCTGGCCAGACCTTTGAGCTGTGTGGCGAGGATCGCCTGACCTATCGTGAACTGCTGGATGCCATTGCCGAGGCGATGGGCAAGGGCCACCCCTGGAAACCGTCCCTGCCGTTATCGTTGATGAAGCCGGTGATCAAGGCGCTGCAGGGGTTCAAGGCCTTTCCGATTACCATGGACCAGCTGCAGATGCTGCTTGAGGAAAATATCTGCGACGGCTGCTGGAGGAAAGCCTTTGAATTTGAACCGATCCGCTTTAGAGACGGTATCCGGGAGTACCTGCAACGATGA
- the fsa gene encoding fructose-6-phosphate aldolase, with product MKFFIDTADVHEIREAHTLGLVDGVTTNPSLIAKSGRKFKDVIKEITAIVDGPISAEVIALDAEGMVKEAKDLVKIHKNIVIKLPMTPEGLKATKQLSAKGIKTNVTLIFTPMQALLAAKAGATYVSPFVGRLDDISQDGMGIIEEIRTIFDNYGYTSEIIVASIRNPIHVLNSALIGADICTIPYSVMLQLSKHPLTDAGIKKFLEDWEKVPK from the coding sequence ATGAAATTCTTTATCGACACTGCTGACGTACATGAGATTCGCGAAGCGCACACTCTTGGCCTGGTGGACGGCGTTACCACCAACCCTTCCCTGATCGCCAAATCAGGCCGCAAGTTCAAGGACGTGATCAAAGAGATCACCGCCATCGTAGACGGCCCGATCTCCGCCGAGGTAATTGCTCTGGATGCAGAAGGGATGGTCAAAGAGGCCAAGGATCTGGTCAAAATCCACAAAAACATCGTCATCAAGCTGCCGATGACGCCGGAAGGCCTGAAAGCCACCAAGCAGCTTTCAGCCAAAGGGATCAAGACCAACGTAACCTTGATCTTTACCCCGATGCAGGCACTGCTGGCCGCCAAGGCCGGTGCGACCTATGTTTCTCCCTTTGTGGGACGACTGGACGATATCTCCCAGGATGGTATGGGAATCATCGAAGAGATCCGCACCATCTTCGACAACTATGGTTATACCAGCGAGATCATTGTAGCCAGCATCCGTAACCCGATCCATGTGCTTAACTCAGCCCTGATCGGCGCTGATATCTGTACCATCCCCTACTCGGTTATGCTGCAGCTGTCCAAGCATCCCCTGACTGATGCCGGTATCAAAAAATTCCTGGAAGACTGGGAAAAAGTGCCGAAGTAG
- a CDS encoding thermonuclease family protein has protein sequence MIILLLLLSTGSPATAETLRGMVKAVHDGDTVVLVGRGTGRVTVRLYGVDAPETRKPDSPGQPFGSQAKRVLMFKLLGKEVVAEVQDRDQYGRAVAVLQLAGRDINAEMVAEGMAWAYRQYLGGPYASRYIALEEQARRQHRGLWRDTNPQPPWEFRRGQKRRR, from the coding sequence GTGATCATACTGCTGCTACTGCTGTCTACAGGATCCCCGGCAACAGCAGAAACCCTGCGGGGGATGGTCAAGGCGGTGCATGACGGCGATACCGTGGTGCTGGTTGGACGCGGAACCGGGAGGGTTACGGTTCGTCTGTACGGTGTTGATGCGCCGGAGACCCGCAAGCCGGATTCTCCCGGGCAGCCCTTTGGCAGCCAGGCCAAGCGGGTGCTGATGTTTAAGCTGTTGGGCAAAGAAGTTGTCGCAGAGGTGCAGGATCGTGACCAGTATGGTCGCGCGGTTGCCGTGCTGCAGCTGGCAGGCAGGGATATCAATGCCGAAATGGTGGCGGAGGGGATGGCCTGGGCCTATCGCCAGTATCTTGGCGGTCCCTATGCATCACGCTACATCGCTTTGGAAGAACAGGCTCGGCGCCAACACCGGGGACTCTGGCGGGATACGAACCCTCAGCCTCCCTGGGAATTCAGGCGGGGCCAGAAGCGGCGGCGTTAA
- a CDS encoding response regulator, whose amino-acid sequence MTKQLGDILVDTELISRKTLERALERQKATAKRLGQVLEEMGVITEAELMEALVSQHSPFADINQKKQLGDILVRAKLISEKTLERALERQHTEGKKLGEVLEEMGVITELELVEALGRQFGFKTVTDFSNRTYPAETINLLPTEFVMKRLVFPLKHKDMMLAVAITDPFDGETTDMIARITGLQVVPVIATRKEILEAIARHYLNAPVNPDAGNTILVVEDSPTVATVVQAALVKEGYNVIICKDGIEALKTTLTHRPQLVITDAQMPKLDGHGLLRAIKANPITAAIPVIMLTGRASTDEEQKALDAGFFDFIPKPVQPLRVVSRVKRALELSKKIKN is encoded by the coding sequence ATGACAAAACAGCTGGGCGACATACTGGTTGATACGGAGCTGATCAGCAGAAAGACGCTGGAACGGGCACTGGAACGCCAAAAGGCAACTGCCAAGCGCCTGGGGCAGGTTCTGGAGGAGATGGGGGTTATTACCGAGGCAGAGCTGATGGAGGCACTGGTCAGCCAGCACAGCCCCTTTGCCGACATCAACCAGAAAAAGCAGTTGGGCGACATCCTGGTGAGGGCCAAACTGATCAGCGAAAAGACCCTGGAACGGGCACTGGAGCGCCAGCACACTGAAGGGAAAAAGCTTGGTGAAGTGTTGGAGGAGATGGGGGTCATCACTGAACTTGAGCTGGTAGAGGCGCTGGGACGCCAGTTCGGCTTCAAGACCGTCACAGACTTCAGCAACCGTACCTATCCGGCCGAGACAATCAACCTGCTACCCACTGAGTTTGTCATGAAACGGCTCGTGTTTCCGTTGAAGCACAAGGATATGATGCTGGCAGTGGCCATAACCGATCCTTTTGACGGCGAGACCACCGACATGATTGCCCGCATCACCGGACTGCAGGTAGTGCCGGTAATTGCCACCCGTAAGGAAATACTGGAGGCGATCGCCCGCCATTATCTGAATGCACCGGTAAACCCGGATGCCGGCAACACGATTCTGGTGGTGGAGGATTCTCCCACGGTTGCCACCGTTGTGCAGGCAGCCCTGGTAAAAGAAGGGTACAACGTCATTATCTGCAAAGACGGTATTGAGGCGCTCAAGACCACCCTGACCCATCGCCCTCAACTGGTGATTACCGATGCCCAGATGCCCAAACTGGATGGACATGGTCTGCTGCGGGCAATCAAGGCCAATCCGATTACCGCGGCGATTCCGGTGATCATGCTGACCGGCCGGGCCTCCACCGATGAAGAGCAGAAGGCGCTTGACGCCGGCTTCTTTGACTTCATCCCCAAACCGGTCCAGCCGCTACGGGTGGTGTCTCGGGTCAAGCGTGCCCTGGAGCTATCAAAGAAGATAAAAAATTAA
- a CDS encoding YqaA family protein yields MDLFDNGFLTYLVPLLNWLQQPGYPALFALSFLASTLVPLGSEWLLVLMLVRGYDPAVSVLTATTGNSLGACTTWLVGRYGGDWLLVRLFRISEQQRQRAEAWYQRYGILSLLFSWLPVAGDPLCLVGGLLKIRFTTFLLLVGVGKLVRYAAVAWLTVKMAA; encoded by the coding sequence GTGGATCTCTTTGACAACGGCTTTCTGACATATCTGGTCCCTCTGCTGAACTGGTTGCAGCAGCCCGGCTATCCGGCCCTGTTCGCTCTCAGCTTTCTGGCATCGACCCTGGTACCGCTGGGGTCGGAATGGCTGCTGGTGTTGATGCTGGTCAGGGGCTACGACCCTGCCGTCAGCGTGTTGACCGCCACCACCGGTAACAGCCTGGGAGCCTGTACCACCTGGCTGGTTGGACGTTACGGCGGCGACTGGCTGCTGGTCCGTCTGTTCAGGATCAGTGAGCAGCAACGGCAGCGGGCCGAGGCGTGGTATCAGCGCTACGGCATCCTGTCACTGTTGTTTTCCTGGCTGCCGGTGGCGGGCGATCCGCTCTGCCTGGTGGGGGGACTGCTGAAGATCCGCTTTACCACCTTCCTGCTGCTGGTGGGGGTGGGCAAGCTGGTGCGGTATGCTGCAGTGGCCTGGTTGACGGTAAAAATGGCAGCATAA
- a CDS encoding YHS domain-containing protein has protein sequence MFRLVIWLLLAYIGFRVFKALVAPRQSSAPKPARNDEETVQDPVCKVYLAKQDAIVGTLNGTRHYFCSMDCLDKFRDQLDHTH, from the coding sequence ATGTTTCGCCTAGTAATCTGGTTGCTGCTGGCCTATATCGGATTCCGGGTCTTCAAGGCACTTGTTGCCCCCAGGCAATCTTCCGCGCCAAAGCCGGCCCGCAACGATGAAGAAACCGTACAGGATCCGGTCTGCAAGGTCTACCTGGCAAAACAGGATGCCATTGTCGGAACCCTGAACGGCACGCGGCACTATTTCTGCTCCATGGACTGCCTGGATAAATTTCGCGATCAACTTGACCATACCCATTAA
- a CDS encoding NAD-dependent epimerase/dehydratase family protein, which translates to MQQLFIAGCGYTGSLVANLALAQGWSVAVHLRDQEKAAALTRAGAEVCLCSMDERDDIPRLPLDGRMLLYSVPPQGGGSIDLRARNFCAALERDQTFPSKIVYLSATSVYGDTGGAVVTEQSPTEPASAMGKRRLDAEQLFQDFCLKHGIPVVILRVSAIYGKGRLPLMQINQGQPLLREELARPSNRIHIDDLARVCLSALLKGTGIYNVSDGHPASMTAYFNACADALQKPRQPQIDLEEARRVMPPLLFNYFMESRVVDNRRMLEDLDISLRYPDLQQGIAASL; encoded by the coding sequence ATGCAGCAACTGTTTATAGCCGGCTGCGGCTACACCGGCAGTCTGGTGGCCAATCTGGCTCTTGCGCAGGGCTGGTCCGTGGCGGTTCACCTGAGGGATCAGGAAAAGGCTGCAGCCTTGACCAGGGCCGGTGCAGAGGTCTGTCTCTGCAGCATGGATGAACGTGATGACATCCCTCGGCTGCCGCTGGACGGACGGATGCTGCTGTACAGTGTCCCTCCTCAGGGAGGCGGCAGCATTGATCTGCGTGCCCGCAATTTCTGCGCCGCCCTGGAGCGGGATCAGACCTTCCCATCCAAAATCGTGTACCTCAGCGCCACCAGCGTTTACGGTGACACCGGCGGCGCCGTGGTAACCGAACAGAGTCCCACAGAGCCGGCCTCAGCCATGGGCAAACGACGGCTGGATGCCGAACAACTGTTTCAGGACTTTTGCCTGAAGCACGGTATTCCGGTGGTAATCCTGAGGGTCTCCGCCATCTACGGCAAGGGGCGCCTGCCGTTGATGCAGATCAACCAGGGCCAGCCGCTGCTGCGGGAGGAGCTGGCCAGGCCGTCCAACCGGATTCACATTGATGATCTGGCCCGGGTCTGCCTGTCTGCCCTGCTCAAAGGGACCGGCATCTACAACGTCAGTGACGGTCATCCGGCCAGCATGACAGCCTACTTCAACGCCTGTGCCGATGCCCTGCAGAAACCCCGTCAGCCCCAGATCGACCTTGAGGAGGCCCGCCGGGTGATGCCGCCGCTCTTGTTCAACTATTTCATGGAATCACGGGTGGTTGACAACCGGCGGATGCTGGAGGATCTGGACATTTCCCTGCGCTATCCCGATCTGCAGCAGGGGATTGCCGCCTCACTCTGA
- the folK gene encoding 2-amino-4-hydroxy-6-hydroxymethyldihydropteridine diphosphokinase — translation METDAYIALGSNLGDRELNLLRAVAELGKIAGCRVTALSRFYETSPVGMPSGTPSFYNGVARLATTLPPHELLHELQRIEREIFGRTPAARPQSRRLDLDLLLYGSTQLATPDLTLPHPRMTARRFVLLPLADIAPELCEPASKRTIAELLTCLETDEQVSPLE, via the coding sequence GTGGAAACCGATGCTTACATCGCCCTCGGCTCTAATCTGGGGGATCGGGAACTGAACCTGTTGCGGGCCGTGGCAGAACTGGGCAAGATAGCCGGCTGCCGCGTGACGGCCCTGTCCAGGTTTTATGAGACGTCACCGGTGGGTATGCCGTCCGGCACTCCCTCCTTTTACAACGGGGTTGCACGGCTGGCCACCACCCTGCCGCCCCATGAGCTGCTGCATGAGCTGCAACGGATAGAACGGGAGATCTTTGGTCGGACTCCTGCCGCCAGGCCGCAATCGCGACGGCTTGATCTGGATCTGCTCCTGTACGGCAGCACACAACTTGCAACACCTGACCTGACCCTGCCCCATCCCCGGATGACGGCACGCCGTTTTGTACTGCTGCCGTTGGCTGATATCGCCCCTGAATTATGCGAGCCGGCCAGCAAACGTACCATAGCAGAGCTGCTGACCTGCCTTGAAACCGACGAGCAGGTCAGCCCCCTGGAGTAA
- a CDS encoding endonuclease III domain-containing protein, producing the protein MADKRLDRIFTTLLERYGPRHWWPGETPFEVCVGAILTQNTNWGNVEKAIANLKAADRLSVTGIADLLPAALAALIRPAGYFNVKAVRLQAFTTFLQQQYQGSLDRLFAAPWQQTRTELLAVKGIGPETADSILLYAGHKPSFVVDAYTRRIFSRLGLVDERISYDGLRRHFMDRLTLDTALFNEYHALLVELGKQACRPRPQCSSCCLAAQCSYNATKNQSKCS; encoded by the coding sequence TTGGCAGATAAGCGGCTTGACAGGATTTTCACTACCCTGCTGGAACGGTATGGCCCCCGGCATTGGTGGCCCGGTGAAACCCCCTTTGAGGTCTGCGTCGGTGCTATCCTGACCCAGAATACCAACTGGGGCAATGTGGAAAAGGCGATTGCGAACCTGAAGGCGGCTGACAGACTGTCCGTTACAGGCATCGCAGACCTGTTGCCGGCTGCACTGGCAGCACTGATCAGACCGGCAGGTTACTTTAACGTCAAGGCAGTAAGGCTACAGGCATTTACCACCTTTTTGCAGCAACAGTACCAGGGCAGCCTTGACCGGCTTTTTGCCGCCCCCTGGCAGCAGACCAGAACAGAGCTGCTTGCGGTCAAGGGGATCGGGCCTGAAACCGCCGACTCGATCCTGCTCTATGCCGGTCACAAACCAAGCTTTGTGGTGGATGCCTATACCAGACGCATCTTCAGCCGGCTGGGGCTGGTCGATGAGCGGATCAGCTATGACGGGTTACGACGCCACTTCATGGATCGCCTGACCTTGGACACAGCCCTGTTTAACGAGTACCATGCGCTGCTCGTCGAGCTGGGGAAGCAGGCCTGCCGTCCAAGGCCGCAATGTAGCAGCTGTTGTCTGGCAGCCCAGTGTTCCTATAACGCAACAAAAAACCAATCAAAATGCTCTTAA
- a CDS encoding helix-turn-helix transcriptional regulator has product MKTRGKPTGHYTQAARLHNVIRLIETRNGITLDELVEETGVDRRTVHRDLVAIQEAGYPLTADRQDGRKIYRFLTSTRQVAPITFTLDELVSLHLLKACAGLLPPEPFGAEIDAIFAKIHASLPPRSVAHLERIARVSLPRFQGGRAYAGSAELLSELRRALLFQYRVKLSYSRSGKEAALYEIDPYTLVLAKGGLYLLAHAHNRDAVRLFAVERIVGLTVTRQRFEMPDDFDPEQHFSDAFGLVTDQPMQLKIRFDREVAHMVRDRVWRTGQTLLSEPDGSVLLSFEAAGSLEILAWVLSYGRHAELLEPPELRKELKRQIKGLREIYRKKG; this is encoded by the coding sequence ATGAAAACCCGCGGCAAGCCAACCGGCCACTATACCCAGGCAGCACGTCTGCACAATGTAATCCGCCTGATTGAGACCCGTAACGGCATCACGCTGGATGAGCTGGTGGAGGAGACCGGGGTGGACCGCCGCACAGTTCACCGGGATCTGGTGGCGATCCAGGAGGCCGGCTACCCGTTGACCGCAGATCGCCAGGATGGGCGCAAGATCTACCGTTTTCTGACCAGCACCCGTCAGGTGGCACCGATCACCTTCACCCTGGATGAGCTGGTGTCGCTGCATCTGCTCAAGGCCTGTGCCGGACTGCTGCCGCCCGAGCCGTTCGGTGCCGAGATCGACGCCATCTTTGCCAAAATCCATGCCTCGTTGCCGCCCCGTTCAGTGGCACATCTGGAACGGATTGCCCGGGTCTCGCTGCCCCGCTTCCAGGGGGGCAGAGCCTATGCGGGCTCAGCTGAGCTTTTGTCCGAGCTGCGCCGGGCGCTGTTGTTTCAGTACCGGGTCAAGCTGTCCTACAGCCGCAGCGGCAAGGAAGCTGCACTGTATGAGATCGATCCCTACACCCTGGTGCTGGCCAAGGGGGGACTGTACCTGCTGGCCCATGCCCATAACCGCGATGCGGTGCGGCTGTTTGCGGTGGAGCGGATCGTGGGGCTGACCGTTACCCGTCAGCGTTTTGAGATGCCGGATGACTTTGACCCGGAGCAGCATTTCAGTGATGCCTTTGGTCTGGTGACGGACCAGCCGATGCAGCTCAAGATCCGTTTTGACCGTGAGGTGGCCCATATGGTGCGGGACAGGGTCTGGCGGACCGGACAGACCCTGCTGAGCGAGCCGGACGGCTCCGTCCTGCTCTCGTTTGAGGCGGCCGGCTCCCTGGAGATCCTGGCCTGGGTGCTGTCCTACGGACGCCATGCAGAGCTGCTGGAACCGCCTGAACTGCGCAAGGAGCTGAAGCGCCAGATCAAGGGGCTGCGCGAGATCTATCGCAAGAAGGGATAA
- a CDS encoding U32 family peptidase codes for MKRSADHTKPVKTSAAKPITNEPVRAKTVAPEVLAPCGSLEAFFAAMESGADAVYAGLREFSARARAKNFTLGQMARMLAYAHQRGRKIYITLNTLVKEQELPQLVEALAELARLRVDGVIVQDMAVARLVRNFFPSIPLHASTQMTIHNLPGVKLLEEYGFERVVLARELQLADIASIASQTSAELEIFVHGALCFCVSGQCHFSSLLGGHSGNRGRCAQPCRRLYSHRGKEGYYFSPNDLSALELIPELAAAGVTSLKIEGRMKSADYVAKVVKAYRLMVDGDATARKETLKAAKELLKDSFGRTPTKGFLASSNPVDIANPWLRGGTGRFSGEVRQARQGQISFETRDGLRVGDRLRLQPKSDQAGQAWTLRELYVNRRKVHECKAGTLVEVACPFEARPGDALFKVGAADAFGMSDEAANRKLQAAGPDRVAVRLELRCEQQGPAPGPWTLQITARIGAAAFSYEFPLGDLEPARNSDMAGVLLARFSETGETPFHLESLQAPDFPALFIPPARLKEIRRELYQRLEQEGTAEERRRIAAAKAEALLELQGQRSRSKGQGEREELLIQVDSPSEVRWALSQGARQVVVPLHRAAIHELPRYLSRLKGDADQLVWQLPFMLFDQELPLITEALDALYQAGFRCFEVTNPGQFKLLQRYAGLQLSSGYRLFTLNSQALAFWQEQGIQRATLYIEDDRENLTDLLQLSQPLTVLVYSPVEVMATRVRIKEISSGAPLTSDRGEGYRIRGRDGFTHISATTPFSLLGRLMELRRMGCRSFMLDLSETPPERRGELLEAFRSDRVVQGATLFNYERGLT; via the coding sequence TTGAAGCGCTCAGCAGATCATACTAAGCCAGTAAAGACTTCAGCGGCTAAACCAATCACCAACGAACCTGTCCGGGCGAAGACGGTTGCACCGGAAGTCCTGGCCCCCTGCGGCTCCCTTGAGGCCTTCTTTGCAGCCATGGAATCCGGTGCAGATGCGGTCTATGCCGGGTTACGGGAGTTTTCGGCCCGTGCCCGTGCCAAGAACTTCACCCTGGGGCAGATGGCGCGGATGCTGGCCTATGCCCATCAGCGGGGGCGTAAGATCTACATCACCCTTAACACGCTGGTCAAGGAGCAGGAACTGCCGCAGCTGGTGGAGGCCCTGGCAGAGCTGGCCAGGCTGCGGGTGGATGGGGTGATTGTGCAGGATATGGCGGTGGCCCGGCTGGTACGGAACTTTTTCCCTTCCATTCCGCTGCATGCCTCCACCCAGATGACGATCCACAACCTGCCCGGTGTCAAGCTGCTGGAGGAGTATGGCTTTGAGCGGGTAGTGCTGGCCCGAGAGCTGCAACTGGCAGATATCGCCTCTATCGCATCACAGACCAGCGCAGAGCTTGAGATCTTTGTCCATGGGGCACTCTGTTTCTGCGTCTCCGGGCAGTGCCATTTCTCCTCGTTGCTGGGTGGCCACAGCGGCAACCGTGGCCGCTGCGCCCAGCCTTGCCGCCGCCTCTACAGCCACCGGGGCAAAGAGGGCTACTATTTCTCCCCCAACGATCTTTCTGCGCTGGAGCTGATCCCGGAGCTGGCCGCTGCCGGTGTGACCTCGCTGAAGATCGAAGGCAGGATGAAATCTGCCGATTATGTGGCCAAGGTGGTCAAGGCCTACCGCTTGATGGTTGATGGTGACGCAACAGCACGTAAGGAGACCCTGAAGGCTGCCAAGGAGCTGTTGAAGGACTCCTTTGGCCGCACCCCCACCAAAGGCTTTCTGGCCTCCAGCAATCCGGTTGATATTGCCAACCCCTGGCTGCGGGGTGGCACCGGCCGGTTCAGCGGCGAGGTCAGGCAGGCCCGGCAGGGGCAGATCAGCTTTGAAACCCGCGATGGTCTTCGGGTAGGGGACCGTCTGCGGCTGCAGCCCAAGAGCGATCAGGCCGGCCAGGCCTGGACCCTGCGGGAGCTGTATGTGAATCGCAGGAAGGTGCATGAGTGCAAGGCCGGTACCCTGGTGGAGGTGGCCTGCCCCTTTGAGGCCCGTCCAGGTGATGCCTTGTTCAAGGTGGGGGCTGCCGATGCCTTTGGCATGAGCGATGAGGCAGCCAACCGTAAGCTGCAGGCTGCCGGACCGGACCGTGTGGCAGTGCGGCTGGAGTTGCGCTGCGAGCAGCAGGGGCCGGCCCCCGGACCCTGGACTCTGCAAATCACTGCCCGGATCGGTGCGGCAGCTTTTTCCTACGAATTTCCGTTGGGCGATCTGGAGCCTGCCCGCAACAGTGATATGGCCGGGGTGCTGCTGGCACGCTTCAGCGAGACCGGCGAGACCCCGTTCCACCTGGAGAGCCTGCAGGCCCCTGACTTTCCGGCGCTCTTTATTCCGCCAGCTCGTTTAAAAGAGATTCGGCGTGAGCTGTATCAGCGGCTGGAACAGGAGGGGACGGCAGAGGAGCGCAGGCGGATAGCAGCGGCAAAGGCAGAGGCGCTGCTGGAACTGCAGGGGCAAAGGTCAAGGAGCAAGGGGCAAGGAGAGCGAGAAGAGTTACTGATCCAGGTGGACAGTCCGTCGGAGGTGCGTTGGGCCTTGTCTCAGGGAGCTCGACAGGTGGTGGTACCGCTGCACCGGGCTGCCATCCATGAGCTGCCCCGGTATCTGAGCAGACTGAAAGGTGATGCTGATCAGCTGGTCTGGCAGCTGCCGTTCATGCTGTTTGATCAGGAACTGCCCTTGATCACTGAAGCGCTTGATGCGCTCTACCAAGCCGGGTTTCGTTGTTTTGAGGTCACCAACCCCGGCCAGTTCAAGCTGCTGCAACGGTATGCAGGGCTGCAGCTGTCATCCGGCTATCGTCTGTTCACCCTCAACAGTCAGGCCCTGGCATTCTGGCAGGAACAGGGTATCCAGCGGGCAACCCTCTATATTGAAGATGACCGGGAAAACCTGACGGATCTGCTGCAGCTTTCACAACCCTTGACCGTGCTGGTGTACAGTCCGGTGGAGGTGATGGCCACCAGGGTCAGGATCAAGGAGATCAGCAGCGGTGCTCCGCTTACCTCTGACCGTGGCGAAGGGTACCGGATTCGCGGCCGGGACGGTTTTACCCATATCAGCGCCACCACACCGTTCTCTCTGCTGGGGCGGCTGATGGAACTACGCCGGATGGGCTGCCGTTCTTTCATGCTGGATCTTTCAGAGACCCCGCCTGAGCGGCGCGGCGAACTGCTGGAGGCGTTCAGGTCTGATCGCGTAGTTCAGGGGGCGACGCTCTTTAACTATGAACGGGGGTTGACATGA
- a CDS encoding septal ring lytic transglycosylase RlpA family protein, protein MIKRLLILSLLMPGAVQAAHPIERDDMSDAQLLEVLAKDGDTLKDPQVGVATYYASRFIGRRTTSGQRYHPDKLTAAHALLPLGTIVTVENIKSGQKVSVVINDRCHPRHTVRNLIDLSRAAAQQIGLWGKGAIKVRIVAIEKKHPLDELLDEGKG, encoded by the coding sequence ATGATTAAGCGCCTACTTATTCTGTCCCTGCTCATGCCCGGCGCTGTCCAGGCTGCTCACCCGATAGAACGTGATGATATGAGTGATGCCCAGTTGCTGGAGGTGCTGGCAAAGGACGGGGACACGCTTAAAGACCCGCAGGTCGGCGTGGCCACCTACTACGCCTCGCGCTTCATCGGGCGGCGCACCACCTCCGGCCAGCGCTATCATCCGGACAAACTGACCGCTGCCCATGCCCTGCTGCCGCTGGGAACCATTGTTACGGTTGAAAATATCAAGAGCGGCCAAAAGGTGTCGGTGGTCATCAATGACCGCTGCCACCCCCGTCACACAGTCCGCAACCTGATTGACCTCTCCCGCGCTGCAGCCCAGCAGATCGGCCTGTGGGGCAAGGGTGCGATCAAGGTCAGGATTGTTGCAATCGAGAAAAAACATCCGCTGGACGAACTGCTTGATGAAGGAAAGGGATAA